The following is a genomic window from Rutidosis leptorrhynchoides isolate AG116_Rl617_1_P2 chromosome 8, CSIRO_AGI_Rlap_v1, whole genome shotgun sequence.
TTAGGATTTCTAAAATGTGAGGCCCATAttcacttatccagtttgtaccccatttagtgcttatccatggattggtccactatatatatatatatatatatatatatatatatatatatatatatatatatatatatatatatatatatatatatatatatatatatatatatatatatatatatatatatatatatatatatatatatatatagtggtaggatcaagagggaaataaccaatcgggaggaagcggggggaagcaaaaactttttttttcgttttttgaaaaaactttgttcacgaacattatagatgagatgaaaatatgaacatttagtagagacactttgtgataaatgtttttattttggcgggaaaacgcccgacgaagtaatatataacaattatcgtgtttttcgagcctatgttgaggttttagctattggggtttagatattagggtttatagggtttagatattagggtttagaaatttagggtttaaggtttagatttagggtttagatttaggatttagattgagtttttaacacgaacggtttagagtttagggtttagggtttaggatttagggtttagggtttggtgttttgggtttatggaataaacccaaaacaccaaaccctaaaccctaaactctaaatcgggctaaattttacttcacaaaacatgaaaaaaaacgttcatattcttcacgaacaatattatcttgaatgttatttttgtcgatcgttttcccgcctaaataataacattcatcacgaagtgtctcttctaaatgttcatatttttgtgtgatcttgatgccggaaaaaaaaaattcaaaaaaaacgaaaaaaaattttttttgcttcccccgctcccccgattggttacttccccattgatcctgcctatatatatatatatatatatatatatatatatattggtactaTTGAAACTTATTAATAGCAACTAAATTATACTAttattaattaacttaataatctTTTCTTTCTCAACAAATTTGATCATATGAACCTACTAGAAATTTTCTATTAATTTAAACTTCATACTTTCGTAAAATGTAAAAACCGATTAACCTTACATTTTAATAACACACATTTAAATCAAACTAAGATTCATCCTCTCTACTTGTACGGTAAcctggaagaaaaaaaaaagaaaaaaaggtcTGGGTGTccctatcaaaaaaaaaaaaaaaaaaaaaaaaaaaaaaaaaaaaaaaaacctgaaagaaGAAAATTTAATCATCATACCTGTTTTACTATGAAAACAAGGACATTGATGATTTTTGTTAATAGAGTTGACTTAAATATGGTACAACTTCAAAGAATTCTAATATATAGAATTTCAACTTGGAGATAGAACAGAATTAGTAAATGGCCTTCtcaattattcattcaattcattcAATAATACTACAAAACAATATGGTTTTCTCAACTTTGTACATACACCTATCTAGATCATATAGTAAGGCTTAAATAAATTAAATCTATTAATTATATTACATTCACACTGAATACAAATACTCCATACTCTTTAATCAAGACAAGTCAAAACAACGGAAGACATGCTCCGAAAAACTTTCTAGACCAATTACCACTTCTCCGGTGGGCCACCGTCTTTTCTTCaccgtcaccaccaccaccaccaccaccaccaccattcacCGGAACTATTCTTGGTAGGCTACCACGAGTCTTCCTAGTTCTTAAATCGCGCAGTTCCATTGTTCGCTGGGACCCACCCGATCCAAACATCAATAATCCCCTCCCACTCGTCCTCCGTGGCAAACGTGAATATTTGAAGGAGTAAGGATGCAATTTCGATTCTTTTTCGGGTACAGAAATTAACTTACCGAAGTAAACAATTTCTTTAGGTTGATGAGAACTGACGATTTTAAACCTAAACGACGAGAATGAATTGTCGAGATCATGTTCTTCTTCAGATGAACTAGAGGGATCACTATAAATTTCAAGATCAGAAAAAGAGAGAGTATCAAATACTTCATCATTAGCTTCATGCATATCCATATTTATGTTTAATTTACTTAATTTGTTTATGTTTAGACTTGAAGTAcacatgcacatatatatagtggtATGATTTATATAATTAGAAAGTTAATTGCATGGTACATCATGCATGAGCTCTTCTTTGGTGTGTCAATTAAAGAATGATATATGATGCACATAAATAATATGCATATGATTAATTTTGTGGCTTATTTTAAATTTAGGGTGTATTATTTTATGATTAAAGATAAATGTATTTAATTAAGTTGTTATGCACTAAGCAGCCCACACGGATAATACTGAGGCAACTTGGTTAATTTTGGCAGGACACTGGTAATCTACAAATATGATTGTAAACACATAGTGAAGCTACTTTATCTCTGTTATTGtaatcataaataataaataaacaaatTTTAGTAACAAAAAAAGTGACTGAAAAGATGTAAGTTAATGATAAGTATAACGAACACTTTAATTCTTTAAAAGTAATTCACGCAAGTATGCTACTTACGGCAGACGGAAGTTAAATTGCGTTTACGCAACGTCATCAACCGAGCCGTTCGTAAGACCAGAATTATCTTCCACGACCCGTCAACGGCCCTGGACAAAGGCAGTGTAATGACGTAAGCCCACCAACCGGCAGTAAGTACACGTAAGCCCGCCTATAGGCAGTGCGTGCACATAAGACCAAACATCCGACATTACGTATGCGTGAGCCGTTAACTGGCTGCGTACGTACATGAGGCCATCAATAGGGAAACTTGTACATTTCGGACCATTTTATGGCAATGTACATCTGTAAGTCCATCACCCAACAAAATCTGTACACGTGTCAGTGCAAGGACACTGTCTGTCCGGTACAAGGACACTGGCACGTACAGATCCAGCTACATGACAGTGTGCACACGGGACACCCGTGTGTCACGTAAGCTCAACACAAAACAATAATGCTTGGGCCAGACTCCCAATGTTGGCCGAAGCCCAACAAGGAATGACATGTCAGCATAACGAGGCCCAAGAACAACATAAACCCTAATGCTTGCCCATAAATATGCTATTGTTAGGCTAGTCCTAACTAACGGTGAGGTCCTGTGGGCCGCCCAGCCAACCGTCAAGGTGGGTGCCGTTGGCAGCGGCTAACACAGGCTTGCACCCAGCCTCTCGCCCCTCATCTCGTGCATTTTGATCATGTTTGTGGACGAGAATAAAATGGGATTTTGGACcgttagaaaaagaaaaaaaaaatataggcaCAATTGCAACGGCTaactttttctttttttctttttacacTCTATATATACACATTCATATTTCACATTTTAATTCACACATTTTATTTTACCCTCTATACACAGTAACAAATTATCATCTCAATTTATTCATACTTTTCAAATTAATATGAATTCAAATAACTCAAATTCCGATCCCAATCTAAATGTGGTATTAACGAATACTAATACCACTAATAATCGAGCACTCGAATTACTTGATGTGTTAGATTAATTAAGCGATAATGAAGAAGTTGAACCCGTACCAAGAGTACCTAGAAGATATTTACATAGAGATCGTGAGGGTCACTCAAGAgctttatggaatgattattttttcGACCATCCCACATTTCCAGGGGATTATTTCCGTAAACGTTATCGAATGAGCAAACCTTTATTTCTTCGTATATGTCAAGGTATTTTGAAATTTTCTCAAACCCCGGTTCCTTcgtattttacttattttattcaAAAACGTGATACTACCGGATTACTTGGTTTTAATATTGTTCAAAAAGTAACATCCGTCATACGTCAACTAGCTTATGCTACTTCGGCCAATCTTTTTGATGAGTATTTGCATATGGGTGAACAAACCTCATATGATTGTTTAAACAATTTTTGCAAATGTGTTTTTCACTTGTACGCAACCGAATATATGAGAAAACCAACTGCACAAGATGTGAAACGTTTGAACGCTAACTATGCTCAAATACATGGTTTTTCGGGGATGTTAGGAAGTCTCGATTGTATGCACCGGCACGTTGGAAGGGTCATAATACACGAGGTAACCATGGTTACTCGTCAATTATGCTTGAAGCGGTAGCGTCGTATGATGGATGGTTTTGGCACACTTTTTTGGAACTGTTGGATCAAATAGTGATATCAACGTACATAATCAATCTAATTTGTTTACCGACTTATTAGCCAGTGAAACTCCACCATGTACGTTTACGGTTAACGGGTATACGTTTACCAAGGGTTATTATTTGGCGGATAGAATTTACCCGGAATGGTCAACATTAGTTAAGTCGTTCAAAAATTTGATAGACCCGAAACAATCAGAATTCAAAAGGTATCAACAATCGGCGAGAAAAGATATTGAACGAGCATTTGTACAAGGTCGAATGACCATTGTTCAGCATCCGGCAAAACCGTATTATATCCGCAAAATTAGAAGAATTATGTTAACATGTgtgatattaaataatatgataacTAAGGAGAATAGCCGTGCATTTTGTGAACTCGAGGAGAATTATCGTCCAGTTCGACGTGCACAAGGAACATTCCAAAAAAAAGTTGATGCGCATATGCGGGTGGACGCGGAACTAAGAGATGTGGGCATTCATTGACTACTACGAGA
Proteins encoded in this region:
- the LOC139863340 gene encoding uncharacterized protein, which gives rise to MVLAHFFGTVGSNSDINVHNQSNLFTDLLASETPPCTFTVNGYTFTKGYYLADRIYPEWSTLVKSFKNLIDPKQSEFKRYQQSARKDIERAFVQGRMTIVQHPAKPYYIRKIRRIMLTCVILNNMITKENSRAFCELEENYRPVRRAQGTFQKKVDAHMRVDAELRDVGIH